The following are encoded together in the Lathyrus oleraceus cultivar Zhongwan6 chromosome 3, CAAS_Psat_ZW6_1.0, whole genome shotgun sequence genome:
- the LOC127128065 gene encoding cytochrome P450 724B1 has product MHKILGKYALILVTGELHKKLRSTVISFVSASKSESNFLHFVEMLAISRINSWGSNCKQVAFYREAKKFSINVMLKHLLNMNPNDPLASKILDNFEKYIKGFISLPLNFPGTIYSNAVKARLRLSSIIKDIIAERRKANNVEVEGVDLLNLILSKENLSDEEMVSIVLDLLFGGYETTSKLLSLIVYFLDGAPDALKCLKEEHEMIRKSKMEGELLNWEDYKKMEFTQNVINEAMRCGNVVKYLHRKATKDVKFKEFVIPAGWKVFPVLLAPHLDPNNFENPLEFNPFRWNVCCIGQEKKVAPFGGGPRLCPGADLAKVEIAFFLHHLILNYRWKMKTNDDPIAFPFVEFIGGLLLDLQPTTTTFGKQYL; this is encoded by the exons ATGCACAAAATCTTAGGGAAATATGCCCTAATTCTTGTCACAGGAGAACTTCACAAGAAGCTAAGAAGCACAGTTATCAGTTTTGTGAGTGCATCCAAGTCTGAATCCAACTTCCTTCACTTTGTTGAAATGCTTGCAATTTCAAGGATTAACTCATGGGGCTCAAATTGTAAACAAGTTGCTTTCTATAGAGAAGCTAAAAAG TTTTCCATCAATGTTATGCTGAAGCACCTTCTGAATATGAACCCTAACGATCCCCTAGCCTCCAAGATTTTGGACAACTTTGAAAAATATATAAAGGGCTTCATTTCTCTTCCCTTAAATTTTCCAGGGACTATATACTCCAATGCTGTGAAG GCTAGGTTAAGACTATCATCAATTATCAAAGATATTATAGCGGAGAGGCGTAAAGCTAATAATGTGGAAGTGGAAGGAGTGGATCTCTTGAATTTGATTCTATCAAAGGAGAATTTAAGTGATGAAGAGATGGTGAGCATTGTTTTGGACCTTTTGTTTGGAGGATATGAGACAACCTCAAAACTTCTGTCTTTGATTGTATACTTCCTTGATGGAGCCCCAGATGCTTTAAAATGTTTAAAG GAAGAGCATGAAATGATAAGGAAAAGTAAAATGGAAGGTGAGCTATTGAATTGGGAAGACTATAAGAAAATGGAGTTCACTCAAAAT GTGATTAATGAAGCTATGAGATGTGGGAATGTTGTGAAATATCTGCACAGAAAAGCTACTAAAGATGTCAAATTCAAAG AGTTTGTGATACCGGCAGGGTGGAAGGTTTTTCCTGTATTGTTAGCACCACATTTGGATCCCAATAATTTCGAAAATCCATTGGAATTTAATCCCTTTCGATGGAATGTATGTTGCATTGGACAAGAGAAGAAAGTTGCACCATTTGGTGGTGGGCCACGACTCTGTCCAGGGGCTGATCTAGCTAAAGTGGAGATAGCATTCTTCCTTCATCATCTTATCCTTAACTATAG GTGGAAAATGAAGACAAATGACGACCCAATTGCTTTCCCTTTTGTGGAATTCATAGGAGGGCTACTATTGGATCTTCAACCTACAACCACTACTTTTGGGAAACAATATCTTTGA